The following proteins are encoded in a genomic region of Corythoichthys intestinalis isolate RoL2023-P3 chromosome 5, ASM3026506v1, whole genome shotgun sequence:
- the LOC130916001 gene encoding dispanin subfamily A member 2b-like has protein sequence MYPANNQSVAVPMLPANYYPDQPATVVQHTTVNVTRERVRDHIIYSLCSFVHMGNPLCLGLLAVIYSIKARDRKVMGDLEGAKKHATIALCLNIAVSVIFGLFVLSVIIAFSVILSQSPYYDYGPRYNHWN, from the exons ATGTACCCAGCAAACAACCAGTCTGTTGCCGTTCCAATGCTGCCCGCCAACTATTATCCCGACCAACCGGCCACGGTGGTTCAGCACACTACTGTCAACGTGACCAGGGAGAGGGTGCGTGACCACATTATATACTCCCTCTGCTCTTTTGTCCACATGGGCAACCCTCTCTGCTTGGGATTGCTGGCGGTCATCTACTCCATCAAG gcCAGAGATCGTAAGGTGATGGGAGACCTCGAGGGAGCGAAAAAGCATGCCACAATCGCCTTGTGCCTCAACATTGCAGTCTCTGTCATTTTTGGCCTGTTTGTCCTTAGTGTCATCATCGcattttcagtcattctgtctcaGTCACCATACTATGATTATGGGCCGAGGTATAATCACTGGAATTAG